A section of the Saliniramus fredricksonii genome encodes:
- a CDS encoding TRAP transporter substrate-binding protein: MKAFARATMGLGLVVGMTAGASAQSWDMPTPYPDGNFHTINISQFADDVREATDGTLDITVHSAGSLIRHPEIKRSIRSGIAPIGEVLVSLHANEAPIYGLDSVPFLATSYDDARALYEAQRPALEEALAEEGLTLLFSVPWPPQGIYAKMEITSIDDMEGLRFRTYNPGTGRIAALSGATPVQVEVADLPTAFATGRVEATITSPATGVDSQFWDFLEYYHDTQAWIPRNMVIVNSAAFEALDDATREAVLDAAATAEERGWASSEEVTVSATAELAENGINVITPSDALREGFQEIGAQIATEWAEEAGESGASVLETYESLR; encoded by the coding sequence ATGAAAGCTTTTGCTCGCGCAACAATGGGGCTCGGTCTGGTTGTCGGAATGACTGCCGGAGCCTCGGCTCAGAGCTGGGACATGCCGACGCCTTACCCGGACGGCAATTTCCACACCATCAACATCAGCCAGTTCGCCGATGATGTCCGCGAGGCCACGGATGGCACACTCGACATCACCGTCCATTCCGCCGGGTCCCTGATCCGCCACCCGGAGATCAAACGCTCGATCCGCTCCGGCATCGCGCCGATCGGGGAGGTGCTCGTCTCGCTCCATGCCAACGAGGCGCCGATCTACGGCCTCGATTCGGTGCCCTTCCTCGCCACCAGCTATGACGATGCCCGCGCGCTCTATGAAGCGCAGCGCCCGGCGCTCGAAGAGGCGCTCGCCGAAGAAGGTCTGACGCTGCTGTTCTCTGTGCCGTGGCCGCCGCAGGGCATCTATGCCAAGATGGAGATCACGTCCATCGACGACATGGAGGGCCTGCGTTTCCGCACCTACAATCCGGGCACCGGTCGCATCGCGGCGCTCTCGGGGGCGACGCCGGTGCAGGTCGAGGTCGCGGATCTGCCGACGGCCTTCGCCACCGGTCGTGTCGAGGCGACGATCACCTCCCCGGCCACTGGCGTCGATTCCCAGTTCTGGGACTTCCTCGAATACTATCACGACACCCAGGCCTGGATTCCGCGCAACATGGTGATCGTCAACAGCGCCGCTTTCGAGGCGCTGGATGACGCGACCCGCGAAGCCGTGCTGGACGCTGCCGCGACCGCCGAGGAGCGCGGCTGGGCCTCTTCCGAAGAGGTGACGGTTTCCGCGACAGCAGAGCTGGCCGAAAACGGCATCAACGTGATCACCCCCTCCGACGCGTTGCGTGAAGGCTTCCAGGAAATCGGCGCCCAGATCGCCACTGAATGGGCGGAAGAAGCTGGTGAAAGCGGCGCCTCCGTGTTGGAGACCTACGAGTCCCTGCGCTGA
- a CDS encoding TRAP transporter small permease, with protein sequence MRRTLDTTYAIALWGAIACLVSIALLVGLQVGGRIVDAILSALGLTRSGFVILSLSEIAGYLLAAGSFLGLAATLKGGVHIRVTMLINNVPLKVRSVLEGTALLFGAIAASFASWHLAQYAHTTWHFNEVSPGLVPVPLYIPQVAMVVGAVLLAIAFLDEFIITLRTGRPSFSGTEDAINLGQEE encoded by the coding sequence ATGCGACGCACCCTTGATACCACCTACGCGATCGCCCTGTGGGGCGCGATCGCCTGCCTTGTTTCGATCGCCCTTCTCGTCGGCCTGCAGGTCGGCGGTCGGATCGTGGACGCGATACTCAGCGCGCTTGGTCTGACCCGGTCGGGTTTCGTCATCCTGTCACTCTCGGAAATCGCCGGTTATCTGCTCGCCGCGGGGAGCTTTCTGGGCCTTGCCGCGACGCTCAAGGGCGGCGTCCATATCCGGGTGACGATGCTGATCAACAACGTCCCGCTGAAAGTACGTTCCGTGCTCGAAGGCACCGCGCTGCTCTTCGGTGCCATCGCCGCGAGTTTCGCCTCCTGGCATCTCGCGCAATACGCCCATACCACCTGGCACTTCAACGAAGTCTCACCCGGGCTCGTGCCGGTACCGCTCTATATCCCGCAGGTCGCGATGGTGGTGGGCGCCGTGCTTCTGGCGATCGCCTTCCTCGACGAGTTCATCATCACCCTGCGCACCGGTCGCCCGAGTTTCTCGGGCACCGAGGACGCCATCAATCTCGGGCAGGAGGAGTGA
- a CDS encoding TRAP transporter large permease has translation MDLLPVSLGLIALLFAMIGLGLWIAVALATMGFVAIILQLSLPAGTILATSMWQGAKSWDLTALPMFILMGDILFRTRLSQDMFDGLAPWLAKLPGRLIHVNIVGSTIFAAVSGSSAATCATIGRISLSELARRGYSNTVSIGALAGSATIGLMIPPSIILIVYAAATELSVARLFIAGVIPGLMLTALFMTYVIIWALFNKDRMPPPEPAMPFLERVKALRRLAPVILLIIGVIGSIYMGLASPTEAAVVGVFLSLAIAWATGTMTWETMREALVASTKTSCMIIFILAGAAFLTTAMGFTGIPRVLAEWIGSFGLSQGMLLLALTVFFIIMGCFLDGISMVVLTTSIIMPLVVGAGFDLIWFGIYIVLVVEMAQITPPVGFNLYVLQSLTGKDIFRLGLYTAPFFLIMCLAAFLLALYPDIALWLPRTMLEAPR, from the coding sequence ATGGATCTGCTTCCTGTCAGCCTCGGCCTCATCGCACTGCTCTTCGCCATGATCGGGCTGGGCCTCTGGATCGCCGTGGCGCTCGCCACGATGGGCTTTGTCGCCATCATTCTGCAATTGAGCCTGCCCGCCGGCACCATTCTCGCCACCTCGATGTGGCAGGGAGCCAAATCCTGGGATCTCACGGCTTTGCCGATGTTCATCCTGATGGGCGACATCCTTTTCCGCACACGCCTGTCGCAGGACATGTTCGACGGGCTCGCGCCCTGGCTGGCGAAGCTGCCCGGGCGGCTGATTCACGTCAATATCGTCGGCTCGACCATCTTCGCCGCCGTCTCGGGCTCTTCGGCTGCCACCTGCGCCACGATCGGGCGCATCTCGCTCTCGGAGCTGGCCAGGCGCGGCTATTCCAACACGGTTTCGATCGGGGCACTGGCCGGGTCGGCCACGATCGGTCTGATGATCCCGCCCTCGATCATCCTGATCGTCTATGCGGCGGCGACGGAGCTCTCCGTGGCGCGGCTGTTCATCGCAGGCGTGATCCCCGGTCTGATGCTGACGGCCCTGTTCATGACCTATGTCATCATCTGGGCCCTGTTCAACAAGGACAGGATGCCGCCCCCAGAGCCGGCGATGCCCTTCCTGGAGCGGGTCAAGGCGCTGCGCCGCCTCGCCCCCGTGATCCTGCTGATCATCGGGGTGATCGGCTCGATCTATATGGGTCTCGCCTCGCCCACCGAGGCCGCCGTCGTCGGGGTCTTCCTGTCGCTCGCCATAGCCTGGGCCACGGGAACAATGACATGGGAGACCATGCGCGAAGCCCTCGTCGCATCGACCAAGACGAGTTGCATGATCATCTTCATCCTCGCCGGCGCCGCCTTCCTGACGACGGCGATGGGCTTTACCGGCATTCCGCGCGTGCTGGCGGAGTGGATCGGCAGCTTCGGGCTCTCGCAAGGGATGCTGCTGCTCGCCCTGACGGTCTTCTTCATCATCATGGGCTGCTTCCTCGACGGGATCTCGATGGTGGTGCTCACCACATCCATCATCATGCCGCTCGTGGTCGGTGCCGGGTTCGACCTGATCTGGTTCGGTATCTACATCGTTCTGGTGGTCGAGATGGCGCAGATCACGCCGCCCGTCGGTTTCAATCTCTACGTCCTGCAATCACTTACCGGAAAAGACATCTTCAGGCTCGGGCTTTACACGGCGCCGTTCTTCCTGATCATGTGTCTGGCAGCCTTCCTGCTGGCACTGTATCCAGATATTGCGCTCTGGCTGCCGCGCACCATGTTGGAGGCACCACGCTGA
- a CDS encoding winged helix DNA-binding protein, with protein MSAKSLNPSGIGPIVSSAHLAEGALPALSEFEFGLILASHAFHRWMMRCIAAAGVPDLSPLDVLILHTVNHRGRAKRLADICLVLSIEETHLVSYGVKKLQGAGLVTSGRAGKEKTVEITERGREICRKYREIRDKLLIGPLSTTTLDREQLSEIAAMMRALSGHYDQAARAAASL; from the coding sequence ATGAGTGCGAAAAGCCTGAACCCCTCCGGCATCGGTCCCATCGTCTCCTCCGCCCATCTGGCGGAGGGGGCGCTGCCGGCCCTGTCGGAGTTCGAATTCGGCCTGATCCTGGCCAGCCACGCCTTTCATCGCTGGATGATGCGCTGCATCGCGGCGGCGGGGGTACCGGATCTCTCACCGCTCGACGTGCTGATCCTGCATACGGTCAACCATCGTGGACGCGCCAAAAGGCTGGCGGATATCTGCCTCGTTCTCTCGATCGAGGAAACCCATCTCGTCAGCTACGGGGTCAAGAAGCTGCAGGGCGCAGGCCTCGTCACTTCCGGTCGCGCCGGCAAGGAAAAGACCGTCGAGATCACCGAGAGAGGCCGGGAGATCTGCAGGAAATACCGCGAGATTCGCGACAAGCTCCTGATCGGCCCCTTGAGCACCACCACGCTCGACAGGGAACAGCTCTCCGAAATCGCAGCAATGATGCGTGCGCTCTCGGGTCATTACGACCAGGCCGCCAGGGCCGCAGCCTCCCTGTAG
- a CDS encoding M20 family metallopeptidase, producing the protein MLALLEEVVNIDSGSYDKAGVDAVGERFKRFFAEHGIATTTIPDETYGEAIKAHVAGSGGANKPILLMGHRDTVFPRGEVARRPFRIENGRAYGPGVCDMKAGLVINAFVLAAYHKFGGAPAPLLGLITSDEEIGSPACRPIIEETAREARAVFNSEPGRPSGNIVTGRKGGVFMQMNIHGKAAHSGGNFAQGASAIGALAHKIIALHAITDIEAGITVNVGLIRGGQSVNTVAPLAECEIDLRYITPDQREAAMARIAQIVAAEDVAGTRAELMIKGEFHPLVQDDGSKELFGIYRKAMAENGVAIEGEFAGGCADSGFTASVGCPTLCATGPVGGKAHSPEEYMEVETMVPRAQGIARAIAGLGARG; encoded by the coding sequence ATGCTCGCCCTGCTGGAGGAGGTCGTGAATATCGATTCCGGCTCCTATGACAAGGCTGGCGTCGATGCGGTGGGGGAGCGCTTCAAGCGTTTCTTCGCCGAACACGGCATCGCGACCACGACCATCCCCGATGAGACCTATGGCGAGGCGATCAAGGCGCATGTGGCCGGCTCCGGCGGTGCCAACAAACCGATCCTGCTGATGGGCCATCGCGACACGGTCTTCCCCAGAGGCGAAGTCGCCCGCCGCCCCTTCCGCATCGAGAATGGCCGCGCCTACGGGCCGGGTGTCTGCGACATGAAAGCCGGGCTCGTGATCAACGCCTTCGTCCTCGCCGCCTATCACAAGTTCGGCGGCGCGCCGGCGCCGCTGCTCGGCCTGATCACCAGCGACGAGGAGATCGGCTCCCCCGCCTGCCGCCCGATCATCGAGGAGACCGCGCGCGAGGCGCGTGCCGTGTTCAATTCCGAGCCGGGGCGCCCGTCGGGCAATATCGTGACCGGGCGCAAGGGCGGCGTGTTCATGCAGATGAATATCCACGGCAAGGCGGCCCATTCCGGCGGCAACTTCGCGCAGGGCGCCTCCGCCATCGGCGCGCTCGCCCACAAGATCATCGCCCTGCATGCGATCACCGATATCGAGGCTGGCATCACCGTGAATGTCGGGCTGATCCGGGGCGGACAATCGGTGAATACGGTGGCCCCGCTTGCCGAATGCGAGATCGATCTGCGCTATATCACCCCCGACCAGCGCGAGGCGGCGATGGCGCGCATCGCGCAGATCGTTGCTGCCGAAGATGTCGCGGGCACGCGCGCGGAACTCATGATCAAGGGCGAATTCCACCCGCTGGTGCAGGATGACGGCTCGAAGGAACTTTTCGGGATTTATCGGAAGGCCATGGCGGAGAACGGCGTCGCCATCGAGGGCGAATTCGCCGGCGGCTGCGCCGATTCCGGCTTTACCGCAAGCGTCGGCTGCCCCACCCTGTGCGCCACCGGCCCCGTGGGCGGCAAGGCCCATTCGCCGGAGGAATACATGGAAGTCGAGACCATGGTGCCGCGTGCGCAGGGTATCGCCCGCGCGATCGCGGGGCTGGGGGCGCGCGGTTGA
- a CDS encoding CHASE domain-containing protein: MKKKRLGLFQITARTPRALIFPAIVVIAGIAATFFLSQQYERLARERDEERFVALVEERAAAVQQRMEDYVALLRGTAALMASRPAGAVSQPEFRRYVARLRIAELYPGVQGIGFARAVEASDLPAIEARMRQYHSDFRVWPEGDRDAYTAIVYLEPQDARNRAALGYDMFSEAIRRDAMERARDRGQRATSARVELVQEIEEDDLQPGFLIYLPIYGGARIPETVENRRERLIGWVYSPFRAGDLFDHSFELRERPSEIAFSVFDGESTDEADLLYRSARSETDPAIALRDERVIQIGDRPWTLQIETTPSFAADSARALSPWLMGIGFFATLLLGLAALGQARATEEAEEANTALEEMNETLEHRVEKRTAQLERARAKLAGLIANLEHAVAARTADLTEANEEIQRFAYIVSHDLRAPLVNVMGFTAELEAVRKEVEAFIAQVAEKAPELVTDDARMAVETDLPEALDFIRSSTQRMDRLIAAILKLSREGRRVLTPEPIVMRDVIAQLVQNITHQLEEEGAEIVIEDMPDLVSDRVALEQIFGNLIENAVKYLDPTRPGRITVRGHAEPDHRLRYEIADNGRGIDSRDHQRVFDLFRRAGAQDQTGEGIGLAHVRALVRRLGGAIHVESEPGKGSTFIVILPKTLKPDEHQEDA, encoded by the coding sequence TTGAAAAAGAAGAGACTCGGCCTCTTTCAGATCACGGCCCGTACACCGCGTGCCCTGATCTTCCCCGCCATCGTGGTGATCGCCGGGATCGCGGCGACGTTCTTTCTCAGCCAGCAATACGAACGCCTCGCGCGCGAACGCGACGAGGAGCGTTTCGTGGCCCTGGTGGAAGAGCGCGCGGCTGCAGTGCAGCAGCGCATGGAGGATTACGTCGCCCTTCTGCGTGGCACGGCCGCGCTGATGGCGAGCCGCCCCGCCGGCGCGGTCAGCCAGCCGGAATTTCGCCGCTATGTCGCCCGCCTGCGTATCGCGGAGCTCTATCCCGGCGTGCAGGGGATCGGCTTTGCCAGGGCCGTCGAGGCCTCCGATCTGCCGGCTATCGAGGCGCGGATGCGTCAGTATCACTCGGATTTCCGGGTCTGGCCCGAGGGCGATCGTGACGCCTATACGGCTATTGTCTATCTTGAACCGCAGGACGCGCGAAACCGCGCCGCGCTCGGCTACGACATGTTCTCCGAAGCGATCCGGCGCGACGCGATGGAGCGCGCCCGCGATCGTGGCCAGCGCGCCACATCCGCACGCGTGGAACTCGTCCAGGAGATCGAGGAAGACGATCTGCAACCGGGTTTTCTGATCTACCTGCCGATCTATGGCGGCGCACGCATCCCCGAAACGGTCGAGAATCGACGCGAGAGGCTGATCGGCTGGGTCTACAGCCCGTTTCGCGCAGGTGACCTTTTCGACCACTCTTTCGAACTGCGCGAGCGCCCATCGGAAATCGCCTTCTCCGTCTTCGACGGGGAATCGACCGATGAGGCCGATCTGCTCTATCGCTCAGCGCGCAGCGAAACCGACCCGGCCATCGCGCTTCGCGACGAGCGGGTGATCCAGATCGGCGACCGCCCCTGGACCTTGCAGATCGAGACGACGCCGTCCTTCGCCGCCGATTCCGCCCGCGCGCTCTCTCCCTGGCTCATGGGGATCGGCTTCTTCGCCACGCTGCTGCTGGGGCTCGCCGCCCTCGGCCAGGCCCGGGCGACGGAGGAAGCCGAGGAGGCCAATACCGCCCTCGAAGAGATGAACGAGACCCTGGAACATCGCGTCGAGAAGCGCACCGCCCAGCTGGAGCGCGCCCGCGCCAAACTCGCCGGGCTGATTGCCAATCTCGAACATGCGGTGGCTGCGCGCACCGCCGATCTGACCGAGGCCAACGAGGAAATCCAGCGCTTCGCCTATATCGTCAGCCATGATCTACGCGCACCGCTTGTCAACGTCATGGGCTTTACCGCCGAGCTCGAAGCGGTGCGCAAGGAGGTCGAGGCCTTTATTGCGCAGGTCGCGGAGAAAGCGCCGGAACTCGTCACCGATGACGCCCGCATGGCGGTCGAGACCGATCTGCCCGAGGCGCTCGACTTCATCCGCTCCTCCACCCAGCGCATGGACCGTCTCATCGCCGCGATCCTCAAGCTCTCCCGCGAGGGCCGCCGGGTGCTGACGCCCGAACCGATCGTGATGCGCGACGTGATCGCGCAGCTCGTGCAGAACATCACCCATCAGCTTGAGGAAGAGGGCGCGGAAATCGTGATCGAGGACATGCCCGATCTGGTCTCCGACCGGGTGGCGCTGGAGCAGATCTTTGGCAATCTGATCGAGAACGCGGTGAAATATCTCGATCCGACCCGCCCGGGGCGGATCACCGTGCGCGGCCATGCCGAGCCGGATCACCGCCTGCGCTACGAGATCGCGGATAACGGGCGCGGCATCGATTCCAGGGATCACCAGCGGGTCTTCGATCTTTTCCGCCGCGCCGGCGCGCAGGATCAGACCGGCGAGGGGATCGGGCTTGCCCATGTGCGTGCCCTCGTGCGCCGCCTCGGCGGAGCGATCCATGTCGAGTCGGAGCCCGGCAAGGGCTCGACTTTCATCGTGATCTTGCCCAAAACTCTCAAACCGGATGAACATCAGGAAGACGCATGA
- a CDS encoding response regulator, protein MSALPVTIIMIEDDEGHARLIEKNVRRAGVNNEILHFLDGTSALQHLETPETRGQGPLLVLLDLNLPDMSGTDILARIKQNESTRRAPVIVLTTTDDQTEIQRCYDLGCNVYITKPVEYDTFATAIRQLGLFLSVMQVPEG, encoded by the coding sequence ATGAGTGCCCTGCCCGTGACCATCATCATGATCGAGGACGACGAAGGCCACGCGCGCCTGATCGAGAAGAACGTGCGCCGTGCCGGCGTCAACAACGAGATCCTGCATTTCCTCGACGGAACCAGCGCCTTGCAGCATCTGGAGACACCGGAAACACGCGGCCAGGGGCCACTTCTGGTGCTGCTCGATCTCAACCTGCCCGACATGAGCGGCACGGATATTCTGGCGCGCATCAAGCAGAACGAGTCGACCAGACGTGCGCCGGTGATCGTGCTCACCACCACCGACGACCAGACCGAGATCCAGCGCTGCTACGATCTGGGCTGCAACGTCTATATCACCAAGCCGGTGGAATACGACACCTTCGCGACGGCGATCCGCCAGCTCGGCCTTTTCCTCTCCGTCATGCAGGTGCCGGAGGGCTGA
- a CDS encoding sensor histidine kinase, with translation MGADKTVRVLYIDDDPAFGRLVARALTRQGMEVTYAEGGDAGLAQLAQDRFDVVALDHFMPGKEGLEVLREIRAMPAPAPVIYVTGADEGRIAVAALKSGAADYIVKDVGGAFFDLLGASIRQALEQECVRRAKERAEREVREQRDRAEMLLREVNHRVANSLQLVASLVTMQKGIVPEGPARDALVETQTRIAAISQVHRRLYTSRDVRRVELDAYLTGLIEELGQAMRASGTHETLRVTAEPIEAPTDQAISLGVIVVELVTNATKYAYPEDAPGEIRVFLRREDEARIRLVVEDDGVGFDIAGAPQGSGLGTRIVKAMAANLKTEIRYDPTHPGTRATLSFDVPQEATGSGADAAPAA, from the coding sequence ATGGGCGCCGACAAGACGGTCCGAGTGCTCTATATCGATGACGATCCCGCCTTCGGGCGCCTCGTCGCGCGCGCCCTGACGCGCCAGGGGATGGAGGTCACCTATGCCGAAGGCGGGGATGCGGGTCTGGCGCAGCTGGCGCAGGACCGCTTCGACGTCGTCGCCCTGGATCATTTCATGCCCGGCAAGGAAGGACTCGAGGTTCTCCGGGAAATCCGCGCCATGCCGGCCCCGGCGCCGGTGATCTACGTCACCGGGGCGGATGAGGGCCGTATCGCCGTGGCGGCGCTGAAGAGCGGCGCGGCGGATTACATCGTCAAGGATGTCGGCGGCGCCTTCTTCGATCTGCTTGGCGCCTCGATCCGCCAGGCGCTGGAGCAGGAATGCGTGCGCCGCGCCAAGGAACGCGCCGAAAGGGAAGTGCGCGAGCAGCGCGACCGCGCCGAGATGCTCCTGCGCGAGGTCAATCACCGGGTGGCGAATTCGCTGCAGCTGGTGGCTTCCCTCGTCACCATGCAGAAGGGCATTGTGCCCGAAGGTCCCGCCCGCGATGCGCTGGTCGAGACGCAAACCCGCATCGCCGCGATCTCGCAGGTCCACCGGCGGCTCTATACGTCGCGGGATGTACGCCGCGTCGAGCTCGATGCCTATCTCACCGGCCTGATCGAGGAGCTGGGCCAGGCCATGCGGGCATCGGGCACGCATGAGACCCTGCGCGTGACGGCAGAGCCGATCGAGGCACCGACCGATCAGGCGATTTCGCTCGGGGTGATCGTGGTGGAACTCGTCACCAATGCCACCAAATACGCCTATCCGGAAGATGCCCCCGGCGAAATCCGGGTCTTCCTGCGGCGCGAGGACGAAGCGCGCATCCGCCTTGTCGTCGAGGATGACGGGGTCGGTTTCGACATCGCCGGCGCGCCGCAGGGCAGCGGACTGGGAACCCGGATCGTCAAGGCAATGGCGGCCAATCTCAAGACCGAGATCCGGTACGACCCCACCCATCCCGGCACCCGCGCCACGCTCAGCTTCGACGTTCCGCAAGAGGCCACGGGATCAGGCGCAGACGCGGCGCCGGCGGCCTGA
- a CDS encoding TRAP transporter large permease: MPLDLIMFAALIVVILLGYPVAFSIAGVATAFALLGWWLDAFSIGMMGALGQRFFGVMTNPVLTAIPLFVLMGVVLEKSRIAEDLLETMGRLFGAVRGGLGVSVMLVGALLAASTGIVGATVVAMGLIALPAMLRNGYNPRLAAGSVCTAGTLGQIIPPSTLLIILAEVMSSAFQQAQFAMGRFTVETISVGQTFAAALVPGLIMVVIYILYILGRAFLIPGDAPAMQRPEKRVSHAEILGAVAPPILLIIAVLGAILGGIASPNEAASVGAVGAILLAGYRQGAPRWLILTGAAALGLLAVAAGLQPVRLQRSDAGALEYTLGTLYAGLVLIGLAAVIVALQSLMRQRIIVAAMRQTLVVTAMIFATILMASFFSLVFVGLGGEHRVATILESLPGGPTGALIFAMLFIFVLGFFLDFVEISVILLPLLIPPLILMGHDPIWLAVLIAINLQTSFLTPPFGFSLFYLRGAAPKEVTTGMIYQGVAPFILLQALAILLIWLAPALATWLPRALF, from the coding sequence ATGCCGCTTGATCTGATCATGTTCGCCGCGCTGATCGTGGTGATCCTGCTTGGTTATCCCGTCGCCTTTTCCATTGCCGGCGTCGCCACCGCCTTCGCGCTTCTGGGCTGGTGGCTCGATGCCTTCTCCATCGGGATGATGGGCGCGCTCGGCCAGCGCTTCTTCGGCGTCATGACCAATCCGGTCCTCACCGCGATTCCGCTCTTCGTGCTGATGGGGGTGGTGCTGGAGAAGTCGCGCATCGCGGAGGATCTGCTCGAGACAATGGGGCGGTTGTTCGGAGCCGTGCGCGGCGGACTCGGCGTCTCGGTGATGCTGGTGGGCGCGCTGCTCGCCGCCTCGACGGGAATCGTCGGCGCGACCGTCGTGGCCATGGGCCTGATCGCGCTGCCGGCCATGCTACGCAACGGCTACAATCCGCGCCTCGCCGCCGGCTCCGTCTGCACGGCGGGGACACTCGGCCAGATCATCCCGCCCTCAACCCTGCTGATCATCCTCGCCGAGGTGATGTCCTCCGCCTTCCAGCAGGCGCAATTCGCCATGGGGCGCTTTACCGTCGAGACAATCTCGGTGGGCCAGACCTTCGCCGCAGCGCTCGTTCCCGGCCTGATCATGGTGGTGATCTACATCCTCTACATCCTCGGGCGGGCCTTCCTCATCCCGGGCGACGCGCCGGCCATGCAGCGCCCGGAAAAACGGGTGAGCCATGCCGAGATCCTCGGCGCCGTCGCGCCGCCGATCCTGCTGATCATCGCGGTGCTGGGGGCGATCCTTGGCGGCATCGCCTCGCCCAATGAGGCGGCGAGCGTGGGGGCGGTGGGCGCGATCCTGCTCGCGGGCTACAGACAGGGCGCGCCGCGCTGGCTGATCCTGACGGGCGCGGCGGCGCTCGGCCTGCTCGCGGTGGCGGCGGGATTGCAGCCGGTGCGGTTGCAGCGTTCGGATGCCGGCGCACTCGAATATACGCTCGGCACGCTCTATGCGGGGCTGGTGCTGATCGGTCTCGCGGCGGTAATCGTCGCCCTGCAGAGCCTCATGCGCCAACGCATCATCGTGGCTGCCATGCGGCAGACGCTGGTCGTGACGGCGATGATCTTCGCCACCATCCTGATGGCGTCCTTCTTCAGCCTCGTCTTCGTAGGACTTGGTGGCGAGCACCGGGTCGCCACGATTCTGGAGAGCCTTCCGGGCGGGCCGACCGGCGCCTTGATCTTTGCCATGCTGTTCATCTTCGTGCTCGGATTCTTCCTCGATTTCGTCGAGATCTCGGTGATCCTGCTGCCGCTCCTGATCCCGCCGCTGATCCTGATGGGGCACGATCCGATCTGGCTGGCGGTGCTGATCGCGATCAACCTGCAGACCTCGTTCCTCACCCCGCCCTTCGGCTTCTCGCTGTTCTACCTGCGCGGCGCGGCGCCGAAGGAGGTGACCACGGGGATGATCTATCAGGGCGTCGCCCCCTTCATCCTGCTCCAGGCGCTGGCGATCCTCCTGATCTGGCTGGCGCCAGCGCTGGCCACCTGGCTCCCGCGCGCGCTGTTCTGA
- a CDS encoding TRAP transporter small permease subunit: MARIADALDWINRIVGNVVMWFALAMVLLQFALVILRYVFGIASIFAGEGVLYLHAGLFMLGAGYTLLLQGHVRVDIFYARRSRRGQAIIDIFGHLALLGPALVILLYWSWPMVRRSWAILEGPISVGGIPASFLLKSLIPAFCVLLLIQGVSALIRDLIRLREAPDAA, translated from the coding sequence ATGGCGCGCATCGCCGATGCACTGGACTGGATCAACCGGATCGTCGGCAATGTCGTGATGTGGTTCGCCCTGGCGATGGTGCTCCTGCAATTCGCTCTGGTGATCCTGCGTTACGTCTTCGGCATCGCCTCGATCTTCGCCGGCGAGGGCGTGCTCTATCTGCATGCCGGCCTGTTCATGCTGGGTGCGGGTTACACGTTGCTGCTCCAGGGGCATGTCCGGGTCGATATCTTCTATGCCCGGCGCTCCCGGCGCGGGCAGGCGATCATCGACATCTTCGGCCATCTGGCGCTGCTCGGCCCGGCGCTGGTCATCCTGCTCTACTGGTCCTGGCCGATGGTGCGCCGCTCCTGGGCGATCCTCGAGGGCCCGATCTCGGTCGGTGGCATCCCCGCCTCGTTCCTTCTGAAATCACTGATACCGGCCTTTTGCGTGCTGCTGCTGATCCAGGGTGTCTCCGCCCTGATCCGTGATCTGATCCGGCTGCGGGAGGCCCCTGATGCCGCTTGA